A window of the Miscanthus floridulus cultivar M001 chromosome 14, ASM1932011v1, whole genome shotgun sequence genome harbors these coding sequences:
- the LOC136505447 gene encoding uncharacterized protein — MARDLPHPPVTRRKILRFKFLIPFVLVLSVSVIAVTQYFQSISYILRPLWDTPPKPFTRIPHYYAPNISMAQLCQLHGWGILPTPRRVFDAVLFSNELDILEIRYRELLPYVDRFVILEANSTFTGIPKSLSFYENFSRFGFAGSKIVYDMLSIGELDSGSRRQPFHVEAYHRRSLNMLIRRSGIAVGDILIMADADEIPTPETVQLLKWCDGIPPVMHLEMKNYMYSFEFPVDDDSWRATAHVYNERTSYRHSRQSNLILADAGWHCSFCFRDIKEFVFKMKAYSHADRVKQKSFLNPDRIQKIICNGDDLFDMLPEEYTFTDLFKKMGPIPKSASAVHLPSHLIKNADKFKFLLPGGCLRSE; from the coding sequence ATGGCTAGAGACTTGCCTCATCCGCCTGTAACTAGACGGAAAATTCTGCGTTTCAAGTTCCTGATACCATTTGTTCTGGTTCTTTCTGTGTCTGTTATTGCTGTCACCCAGTACTTCCAAAGTATCTCCTACATTCTACGGCCACTGTGGGACACACCACCTAAACCATTCACCCGCATCCCACACTACTATGCCCCCAATATCTCCATGGCCCAGCTGTGCCAACTCCATGGCTGGGGCATACTCCCCACCCCTCGCCGTGTCTTTGACGCCGTCCTCTTCAGCAATGAGCTTGATATTCTGGAAATCCGTTACCGTGAGCTCCTTCCATATGTTGATAGGTTTGTCATCCTTGAGGCCAATTCCACTTTCACTGGTATCCCCAAGTCACTCTCCTTTTATGAAAACTTCAGCCGTTTTGGATTTGCTGGATCAAAGATTGTCTACGACATGCTTTCTATTGGAGAGCTGGATAGTGGTTCTCGTCGGCAACCTTTCCATGTTGAGGCCTATCACCGTCGTTCACTTAATATGCTGATACGAAGATCAGGTATTGCTGTGGGTGATATCCTGATCATGGCTGATGCTGATGAGATCCCTACCCCTGAGACTGTGCAGTTGCTCAAGTGGTGTGATGGAATACCACCAGTCATGCACCTTGAGATGAAGAACTACATGTACTCCTTTGAATTTCCTGTGGATGACGACAGCTGGAGAGCGACGGCACATGTGTACAATGAGCGCACATCGTATCGCCACTCCCGTCAGAGCAACTTAATCCTGGCTGATGCGGGCTGGCACTGCAGCTTCTGCTTCAGGGACATCAAGGAGTTTGTTTTCAAGATGAAGGCATACAGCCATGCAGACCGAGTGAAGCAGAAAAGCTTCCTAAACCCAGACAGAATCCAGAAGATCATATGCAATGGGGATGACCTGTTTGACATGCTACCTGAAGAGTATACATTCACTGACCTCTTCAAGAAGATGGGGCCGATACCGAAGTCAGCATCTGCCGTGCATTTGCCTTCCCATTTGATCAAGAACGCAGACAAGTTCAAGTTCTTGCTTCCTGGTGGGTGCTTGAGATCAGAGTAG